A region of the Bryobacteraceae bacterium genome:
AGCTCGCCGGCGCCATGCTCACCAATGTCGAGCGCCGCGACCCCTACGCCCGCTACCACAGGATGGACCTCGCCGGCGTCAACGCGCTCACGCCCAACTACGACTGGCGCCAAGCCTTCCGCCTCTTCGATCTGCCCGAGACCACGCCCGTCAACGTCATGGAGCCGAAGTTCCTCACGAAGCTGAACGAGCAGATCACCGCCGTGCCGCTGGAAGACTGGAAGATCTGGCTTCGCTGGCGCATTGCCAGCGCCGCCGCCCCGCAGCTTTCCAGACCCTTCCGCGATGAGGCGTTCCGCTTCTCGGGCATGGTGCTTACGGGCGCGAAAGAGCCACCGCCGCGCTGGCGGCAGTGCACGGACATCGTGGACCGCACTCTCGGCGACGCCCTCGGGCGCGAATTCGTCGCGCGGTATTTTCCTCCGCAGGCGAAAAAACGCATGCTCGAAATGGTGGAAAATCTCCGCGCTACGCTCCGCGAGGAGCTGGAAAAGGCGGACTGGCTTCAGCCCGAGACAAAGAAAAACGCCATCGCCAAACTGAACGCATTTTACGCGAAAATCGGCTACCCGGACCGCTGGCGGGACTACACCGGCGTCAGTATCCGCCGCGACCGGTTCTTCGAGAGCGTCCGCTCGGCCGCCGAATTCAACCGCCGCTACCAGATGTCGAAAATCGGCAAACCGATCGACCGCAACGACTGGGGCATGACGCCGCCCACGGTCAACGCCTACTACAACCCCCTCATGAACGAAATCGCCTTTCCCGCGGGCATCCTTCAGCCGCCGCTGTTCGACATGGAGGCCGATGACGCGGTCAATTACGGCGCCATCGGCGCCGTCATCGGCCATGAAATGGGCCACGGCTTCGATGACCAGGGCTCGAAATACGACGCCGATGGCAACCTGCGCGAATGGTGGACGCCCGAGGACCGGAAGAAATTCGAGCAGCGCACCGCCTGCGTCATTGACCAGTTCAACAACCTCGATGTCGGCGAGGGTTTGCGTCATAATGGACGCCTGGTTGTCGGCGAGGCGCTCGGTGACCTTGGCGGCCTCACCCTCGCCTACCGCGCCTATCACCGCTCCCTGAAAGGAAAGGAGGGCCCCGTGCTCGACGGCTTCACCGCCGACCAGCGGTTCTTCCTCGCCTTCGCTCGCACCTGGGCCGTCGTCGACCGGCCGGAAGCCATGCGGCTGCGGCTCAACACGGACCCGCACCCGCTGCCCCGCTTCCGCGCCATCGGCACGTTGCAGAACATGCCCGAATTCCACAAGGCGTTCGGGTGCAAACCGGGGGATCCAATGGTCCGCCCGCCGGAGAAACAATGCCGGCTCTGGTGATCGCTCTTCTGTGCGCCCTCGCGGCGGCGGGGCAGACCATTGAGGTCTCCCTGCCCGCCGCACAGGCCCCCAGGCCCCTCGACGGGCGCCTGCTGGTGCTGTTCTCCACCGACCCCTCCACCGAGCCCCGCTTCCAGATCACGGACGGGCCGAGAACACAGATCGTCTTCGGACAGGACGTCGAGTCCTGGCAGCCGGGTGCCTCCATCCGCTTCCGCCCCGACACGCCCGGCTACCCGCTGGAGCGCATCGAGGACCTCAAGCCGGGACGGTACTTCGTCCAGGCCGTTCTCGACATCTACGACACGTATCACCTGAAGGATGGCCGCGTTCTCAAACTCCCGGTCGACCGCGGGGAAGGCCGCCAGTGGAACCGCGCGCCCGGCAACCTCTATTCAAAGCCCCGCCAGATCCAGCTCGACCGCAATGCCCGCATCGCCATCGCGCTCGACCAGTCGATGCCGCCCATCGATCCTCCAAAAGACACGAAATACATTCGGCACGTCCGCATCCAGAGCCGCCTGCTCAGCGAGTTCTGGGGCCGGCCCGTTGATCTCGGGGCGCACGTCCTGCTCCCCCACGGCTTCGATGAGCACCCCGAGGCCCGCTACCCGCTGATGGTCTTCCACGGCCACTTCCCCCACGACATCAGCGGCTTCCGCACCGAGCCCCCCGATCCGGACCTGAAGCCCGACTACAGCGAGCGCTTCCGCCTCCACGGCTACAACCGGATTCAGCAGCGGGAGGCCTGGGAGTTTTATCAGAAATGGATTTCGCCCGGATTCCCGCGCTTTCTCGTCGTGGAAATCCAGCATGCCAATCCCTACTATGACGACTCCTACGCCGTCAATTCCGCCAATCTCGGCCCCTATGGCGATGCCATCATGCGCGAGCTGATTCCGGAAATCGAGCGGCGTTTCCGCGGCATCGGCCAGGGCTGGGCCCGCTTCACTTACGGCGGCTCCACAGGCGGCTGGGAGGCCCTCGCCGCGCAGGTCTTCTATCCCGACGACTTCAACGGCGCCTTCGCCGCCTGCCCGGACCCCATTGACTTCCGGGCCTACACCCTCGTCAACATTTACGAGGACCGCAATGCCTACTTCACCGAAGGCCCGCACCTCCGTGTTCCCCGGCCCGGCAAGCGCAACTGGCTGGGCGAGGTCTCCATCACGCTCGAGCAGATGAACCGCATGGAGCTCGCCCTCGGAACGAAATCCCGGAGCGGCCAGCAGTTCGACATCTGGGAGGCCGTCTACTCGCCGCCCGGCCCGGACGGATATCCGGCCAGGATCTTCGATAAAATTACCGGGGAAATCAACCGCAAGGTCGCCGAATACTGGCGGGAAAACTACGACCTGCGCTACATTCTCGAACGGGACTGGCCGAAAATCGGTCACCGCCTGCGCGGAAAAATCCACATTTACGTCGGGGACATGGACAACTATTATTTGAACAACGCCGTGTACCTGATGGAAGAGTTCCTGAAGAAGGCGCAGAACCCGCCCGCCGATGCCACCGTCGCCTACGGCGACCGCTTTGAACACTGCTGGAACGGCGATCCGAACCTGCCCAACGCGATCAGCCGCCTCCGCTACAACACCATGTATCTGCCCCGGATTCTCGAGCGGATCGAAAAGAACCACCCGCCCGGCGCGGATCTGAAGAGCTGGCGATACTGACCGGCCCGGCGGCTACAGCCGCCCCTCGCGCCGGGCGGCTTCGCACTCGGGACACGGGCAGATGCGCCGCAGGTATTCGTAGCTGTAGATTCCCGCATTGTGGCCGTCGTTCCAGTCCACCCTGAAGGCATACGCGCCCACTTCCTCGATGCGCTCCATCTTCAGTTTCGGGCGGTACATCGGAAACGGGCTTTGCGCAGGCTTCGAATAGCTGGACGGCTGCGGCTCGGTACCATGCGCGCCGGTGCAGGTGGCGCAGGGGCAGTGGTCGCGAAGGTATTCGCAGCTGTAGTGACTCTGGTGCCCGTCGGCCCAGTCGATCGTCACGCCACGGGACTTCGACACGGCAATGTGCCGGGGATCGGTACAGAGAGTCATGTCCATTCGCGCAAGGCTTCCTAGTGGATTCGTTCGATGTCGCGCACGCCCGGCACCCGCCGCATGGCCTGGACCAGCCGTTCCAGTTGTTTCTTGTCACGAACTTCGATGGTCATCTCCACCACGGCCGAATCGAAGTTCCGGTCGTCGGCGTGCGCCTCCACGCTGCGGATGTTGACGTTGTCGTCGAACAGGATCTGCGTCAGATTGTTCAGCATCCCGGCGCGGTCGTCGGTGCGCACCACGAGCCGCACATGGAAACTCGTGTTCGCCGTTCGCGCCCACTCGACCTCGATCCGCCGTTCCGCCTCATACATCAGGTTCTGGACATTCGGGCAGTTCTTCGAGTGAACGGCCACGCCCTTGCCGCGCGTGATGTAGCCGACGATTGGCTCGCCCTTGATCGGATTGCAGCATTTGGCCCGGTAGGTGAGCAGGTCGTTGACTCCCTTCACCTGGATGACGTAGTCGCCCTCCTCGCCCGGCCGGACCCGCGTCGGCGCCGTCTCCGGCGGCGGAGCAGTCTGTTCCTCCTGCGCTGCCTCGGGCGCCAGTTTGCCCAGCACCTGCCGCGCCGAGAATTTCCCCCAGCCCAGAGCCGCATGCAGGTCCTCGATCTTCGCGCACCCGTACTCGGACGCCACGGCCTCCATCTGCTGGCGGCTGATCCGGCTGAGCGTCACCCCGAGCCGCCGCGCCTCCCTCTCCAGCAGCCGCTGGCCAAGCTCGATCGCCTTCTCGCGCTCGGTCGCGTTGATCACATGGCGGATCTTGTTCCGCGCGCGCGCCGTCTTGACAAACGACAGCCAGTCCCGGCTGGGCCGGCTGCCGGCCTGCGTGATGATCTCCACCACGTCCCCGTTGCGCAGCGGATGCTTTAGCGGCACCATCCGGCCGTTGACACGAGCCCCCACGCAGGTGTGGCCCACGTCGGTGTGGATCGCATAGGCGAAATCGACCGGCGTCGCATCGCGCGGCAGCACGACGATCTTGCCCTTCGGCGTGAAGCAGTACACCTCCTCGGGGTACAGGTCCACCTTGAGGTTCGACATGAAGTCCGAAGGGTCGCGCATCTCGCGCTGCCATTCCACGAGCTGCCGCAGCCACGCGATGCGCTGGTCGTCCTCGCCCGGGCCTTTCTTGCCTTCCTTGTATTTCCAGTGGGCGGCAATGCCTTCCTCGGCCAGCCGGTGCATCTGTTCCGTGCGGATCTGCACCTCGAACGGCACCCCGCCTGGCCCCATCACCGAAGTGTGCAGGGACTGGTAGAGGTTCGGCCGCGGGATGGCGATGAAGTCCTTGATGCGGCCGGGGATCGGATGCCATTCCTGGTGAATGATGCCCAGCGCCGCATAACAGTTCTTCACCGAGTCCGTGATGATCCGCACACCCAGCAGGTCGTATACCTGCTCGATGGTGATCTTCTGGCGGCGCAGCTTCTGGTAGACCGACCATGGCCGCTTGATGCGCGCCTCCACGCGGGCCGGAATGCCCTCCTCGGCCAGCCGCTTCTGAATGTGGCTGCGGATCTCTTCCAGATCCAGATGACTGCTGCGCCGCCGCTCTTCAATCGCCTCGGTGACTTCCCGCCAGGTGTCCGCGTCCAGGTACCGGAAGCCCAGGTCTTCCAGCTCCGCGCGCAGTTTGCCCATGCCGAGCCGGTGCGCGATGGGCGCGTACAGCTCCAGCGTTTCAGCGGCGATCCGCTCCTGCCGCTCGCGCGGCAGCGAATCGAGCGTCCTCAGATTGTGGAGCCGGTCGGCCAGCTTCACGATGATGACGCGGATGTCTTCCACCATCGCGAGCAGCATCTTGCGGACGCTCTCAGCCTGCCGCTCCTCGCGATTGTGCATCTCGATCTTGCTGAGCTTGGTGACGCCGTTGACGCACCGCGCCACTTCTTCGCCGAACTGTCTGCGGATCTCGTCGAGGGTCGCGGTCGTGTCCTCGAGCGTGTCGTGCAGCAGCGCCGTGACCAGGCAGACCTGGTCCATCTGCATCTCGGCCAGGATCTCCGCCACAGCCAGCGGATGAGCCATGTAGGGCTCCCCCGAGGCGCGCTTCTGGCCGGCATGGCGCTGTGCCGCAAACTCAAAGGCCCGCCGCAGCAGCGCCAGGTCTTCGTGCGGACGCAGCTCTTTCAGTTTTCCTTCGAGCTTTTCAAAAGCGGCGACGATTTCCGGCACGATCGCCGCAGCTGCCTCCCCGGTGGCTGGTGGCTCACTCACTGTCGCCGGTGGGGCTGGTCGTTTCGTCACGGTACGGCGCCGCCAATAGACGGAAGGCGAGGGATGGCTCCCTCGCCTTCATTGTATCGGATTCCTTCCGCTGGCCCCTGTGCGGGCGAGCGGCCTCTACTGCTCGCTGACGATCCCGCCCGTCTTCTTTGAGGCGCGTTCCGCCTTGATCTTGCGGGTCTCCAGCGTCTTGTTGATCCACTGGTCGGCTTCTTCGATGTCCTTCTTGTAAGCAGCCACGTCCTCCTGAAGGTCAGCCCGCTCGCGGTAGAGCAGGTTCAGGTACGCCATGGCGTCGTCGTATTCGGGATCGATCTCGAGCGCCTTGCGGAGGTTATTGATGCCGTCCTGGATCATGTCCCAATACTGCTGGCGCAGTTCTTCCCGGATCTTCTTGTCCTTGAAGGGGCCAGGATCGTTGGGCTGCATCTTCAGCTTGGCCCGCGCTTCCATCCATTTCGGATAGAACTTCGCCCAGGTGATCACCCCCAGCGAATAGTAGGCTTCTTTCTCTTTCGGATCCACCTCGATCAGCCGCCGGTACCATTCGGCCGCCTTGTCAAGCCGCGCCAGCTTCTCTTCCATGGTGGGCGCGCCGCTGGACATCTGGTAGGCAAGCGAGGCCAGGGACTTGATGGCCGTGGTGTTCTTCGGATCTTCCTGCAGAACTTCGTTGAAGTACTTGATGGCGTTTTCGGCGAAGGCCTTGTTCTCGGGAGATTCGGCGCCCGGAATGTACTGGCTCATGTAGGCTGTGGCCAGGTACAGCTTCGCTGTCGGATAGGTGGGATCGAGTTCGATCGCCCGTTTGAAGAACTCCACGGCGTCAGCGTACTTGGCGCTCTTGAACGCGGCGACGCCCTTGTTCAGATTGTCGCGCGCCTCCAGCTTCTTGCAGCCTGCGGAAGCCCCGGCCAGCACCAGCACCGCGGCAGCAGTGAGCGTGATGAGGGTGTTGCGTTTCATCCAGGGGTACCTCCGGTTTACTCGCCCGCCTCGACCTTGGCCGTCATCAGCCCGACCTTGTCCATCTGGGCGCCCTTGGCGATGTCAATCGCCTTGGCCACGTACTGGAACTCGAGGTCAGGATCCGCTTTCACGAAGACGATCCGCTCAGCCCGCGTCTTGAACACTTCCATCAGACGCTCCTGCAAACGATCCTCGCTGATCGGCTCCGTGTTGAGCATCATCGAACGATCCTTGTTGATGATGATGACCACGGTGCGGTCGACTTCAGGCGGCGGCGCGTTGGGCGGGGGCGGCTGCGGAATCAGCGCCTCAAGCCCCTTGGGCGTCAGCGGCGTAATCACCATAAAGATGATGAGCAGCACGAGCAGGACGTCGATCAGCGGCGTCATGTTGATGTCGGCCTTCGGGCCCTTGCCCGAGCCGCCAACTGCCATTCCCATAGCAAATCTCCTTTTGTTCTCCACCTGGGGCTTCTAAGGAGCCCCGCTGCCGGCTTCCGGCAACCGGAGGGCCGGGTTGACACAATCCTGTTTTTATTGGGATGGGGTCGCGGCGCCAGCCGCAGCCGCAGCTTCCATCCTGGCCTTGGCCTTTGCGTCAAGCTCAGTCAGCAGGCCAATGCTGTCCACGCCAGCGGCGCGCAGGTTGTCCACCACTTCTACCACGCGCTCGTAGCGGGCCCGGGCGTCGGACTTGATGTAGCAGGTCTTGTCCAGCCGGTTCGCCAGCAGATCCTTGACTTTCGGCGCGAGGTCGGCCGGGTTGATCTGTTTCGAACCCAGGAACACTTTGCCATCGCGCGTGATGGCAACCACGACCGCATCTTCCTTGTCGGCGTCGTTCATGGGGATCGGATTCATTGTCTTCGCCAGGTCGACGCTCACGCCCTTCGAAAGCATCGGCGTGACCACCATGAAGATGATGAGCAGCACCAGCATCACGTCCACCATCGGGGTCACGTTGATATCCGATATCGCCTGGATCGCTGGTTTCTTTCTTGCCATTTCCTGGCCTCCTTGGCAATCGCGATCAGATCCGGCCCCCGCCTCCCGGAAGGCGCCGCAGGCGCCTTCCGGGCACAGGAGATTCAACTCGCCGGGTCTACCTGCGGCCAGCCTGTGCCGGCGCGCAGACTTACTTCACTGCTCCTGCGCGGATGCGCTTGATGAAGTAGTCGATCAGCTCGGAACTCGAGTTCGACATCTCCACATCAAACGCCTTGAGCCGCTCGTTGAAGTAGTTGAACATCCACACCGCGGGGATTGCGACGAACAGACCGATGGCCGTCGCCACAAGAGCCTCCGAAATGCCGCCCGCGACCGCGCCGAGACCGGTCGACTTTTCCGTCGAAATGCCCTTGAACGCGTTGATGATGCCCACCACCGTGCCGAACAGACCGACGAACGGGGCGCTCGATCCGATCGTCGCCAGACCACTGACGCCGCGGTCCAGTTCCGAACGGACGATGGCCTGGGCGCGTTCGAGGGCCCGGTTGGAGGCCTCGATGATGTCGCCCGGAATCTCGCTGCTCACTTCGTGGGCGCGAAACTCCTGGAGGCCCGCCACAACCACCTTCGCCAGGTGCGACTTCTTGTAGCGGTCGGCAATCTTGATCGCCTCGTCGAGCTTGCCTTCACGCAGCGCCCCCGCCACCGCCGGAGCAAACAGCCGCGACTGCTTGCGGGCCGCATTATACACGATCAGGCGGTCAATCATCACGCCAATCGACCAGGCCGACATGATGAACAGGATGATGACGACCGCTTTCGCCATCCATCCCATCTGGTTCCACATCGACCGGAGGTCGAATCCCACGGCGCCAGCTTCCTGCAACAACAGGAACGACCAGACTTGCAATTGAAGAAGCATCTTCTTTCTCTCCTGCGAGTTGAATTGAGATAAACGAACTGTGAACTGTCAAAGACCGCCGCCAACCGCCCTACTGGCTGAGGGTGAAGTTGACGTCGATCTGGGTGACCACCTCGACCGGCTCGCCGTTGAGCAGCGTCGGCTTGTACCGCCACTGCTTCACGGCTTCGGTCGCCGCCTGCACCAGCAGCGGATGGCCGGAGACCACTGTCAGGTTCTGAATGCTGCCGTCGCGGCCGATGATGGCGGTAAAACGAACCGTCCCCTGAATGCGCGCCTGCTTGGCAAGCGGCGGGTAAATCGGCTTGGGCGCGTAAACCAGCATCGCCTGCTGCACGTTGCCGCCTACGGTAATGCGACGCGGCGCCTGGGGCTTCACTTCCTGCTTGACCGGAGGCGGAGGCGGCGGAGCTGCCGTGGGCACGCTGCTGATGATGCCGCCAATGACACCGCCGGGGCTGCCGCCGGGCACGCCGCCGGGCACGCCGCCGACAACGCCCACACTCGCGGCGGGAGGAAGCTCGTCCTCCTTAATGATGGCGATCTCTTTCGGGATCTGCTTCGGCGCCAGCAGCCGGGAGCCGTCGAACTGGCGCGGAATCACCTTCTGCACCCGCACCATCTGCGTCGCCGGCGGAGGCGGCGGAGGCGGCGGAGGCGGCGGAGGCGGCGCCACCAGCATCGACTGCAACGCCGTCTGCGGCAGCATCTCCGGATTCAGCAGCGGAATGATAATCGCCACCACCACAAGCAGAACCTGAAGGATGGTGGAGAGGATTACCGTCCAGCTCTTGTTGGTCTTGGCGCGACCTTCCACGAGGGACTGTTCAAACATATGACCTCCCTGTTCTTTCGGTCCGGGCTGCCGCCATGGCACGGGCCGAGACCGTTTACAACCCTATGGACACCATCTGGAGCGGCAGGTTCCCATTTCTGCCCCGCTCCGCAAATCTTCTTTCGCGCCGGCCTGCCACGGAAGCTACCCTTATCACTTCGCGGCCGCCGGCGCCGCCGCCCGCCGCTTCTTCTGGAACCGGTCATGCCAAAAGACGAGAATCGGGCTGGCAATGAAAATCGAGGAATACGTGCCCACGATCACACCCACGACCAGAGCGAATGCAAACCCGTTCAGAACCGGCCCGCCGAACAGCCACAGAGCCAGAGCCGAGATCAGCGTAAGCCCCGAGGTGAGCACCGTCCGGCTGAGCGTCTGATTAATGCTATCGTTGACGATCGCCGGGGTCAACTCCCTTCGCGACAGCTTCAGCACCTCGCGAATCCGGTCGAAGACGACGATCGTGTCGTTCATCGAATAGCCGACCAGCGTGAGCAGCGCCGCCACCACGTTCAGGCTGATCTCCTTGTCGGTCAGGCTGAAGAACCCCAGCGTGATGATCACGTCGTGGAAGACGGCCAGCACCGCCGCCAGGCCGTAAACGAATTCAAACCGCAACGCCAGGTACACCAGCATCCCGCCCAGCGCATACAGCACTGCCAGCACCGCCTTGTTGCGCATCTCGGCGCCGATCTTCGGGCCGATGACCTCGGCGCTGCGGATGGTGAACGGCGCCAGATAGCACTGCTGGCGGATCACCTCGATCATCTGCGGCGTCACGCCCTCCACCTCGCGGAGCTGATCAAAGCTGGCGAGCAAGCCCGAGCGCGGAGGCGAATTCCTGAACTCGAGGATGCGTTGCGCGAGCGCCAGCAACTGCTCGTCGTTCATCGGGATCGCCGCCCGCTGAAACGGCTCGCGGAGGCGCTCGGCCAGCGCCTGCGCGTTGGCATTGTTCAGATCCAGGCGGTCGGTCTTCTCGCCGAAGGTCTGCGTAAGCGTCTCGACCACCGCCTGCCGCTCCTGCTGGAGCGCCTTGTCTTCCTTGAGCGGGATGCCGATGATGACCTCGTTTTCGCCGGTGACCTCCTGCACGGAGACCTCGCCCGGGATGCGGGCGCTGACGGCGGCGCGGATGCGGTCAATCGGCGGCTTCGAGGCAAAGCGGACATTGATGTTGGCGCCGCCGGTGAAGTCGATGCCGTACTTCAGCCCGCCCTTGGCCGCCCAACTGCCCACGCCGATGGCGATCAACAGCAGCGAGAGTCCGATGAAGTACTTCTGCTTGCCGAGGAAGTCGATGTTGGTGTTCTTGAATAGCTCCATGTAGCTTCCCGTACAGAAAGCGCGCCGCCCGGGCGGCGCGCCGCAGTCAGATTCCGATGCTCAGCCTGGGGTTGAACCCCTGCCGCGCCAGCGCAAACTGGAACATGGCGCGGGAGACAAACACCGAGGTAAACACATTGGCCAGCAGGCCGATGACCAGCGTCACGGCGAAACCGCGGATGGCCGGCGTGCCGAACATGAACAGGAACGCGCAGCTCACCACCGTGGCCACGTGCGTGTCGATGATCGTCAGGAACGCCTTGCTGAAGCCGGCGTCCACGGCCGCCATCGTGGCCTTGCCGGCGCGCAGCTCCTCGCGGATGCGCTCGAAGATGAGGACGTTGGAGTCCACCGCCATGCCGATCAGCAGGATGATGCCGGCGATGCCCGGCAGCGTCAGCACCGCCTCCAGATAGGCGAGGCAGCCGATGAGGATCACGCCGTTCAGGATCAGCGCCACGACGGCGTTCACGCCGGCGCCGGCATAGTAGATGAGCATGAAGATCACGACGAAGACCAGGCCGATGAGGCCCGCCACCAGCCCCTTCCGGATCGAGTCCGCGCCGAGCGAGGGGCCGACGGTCTGTTCCTGGAGATAGACGATGCCGGCCGGAAGGCTGCCGGCGCGCAGCACCAGCGCGAGATCGCTGGCGTCCTGGTGCGAGGCCGCGCCGGTGATGCGGCCCTGGTCCTCGATGCGGCTCTGGATGACCGGCGCGCTGCGGATCTGATTGTCCAGCGCGATGGCCAGCCGGTTGCCGATGTTGGCCTCGGTGAAGCGGGCGAAGCGGCCCTTGGCTTCCTGCGACAGCACGAAGGCCGTCTCCCACTTGCCAAATTCGTCCTGGGCGGGGCGTGCGTCGCGCAGGTCGCGGCCGGTGATCACCGGCGTGCGCGCCACCACGTACCAGCCCTCGCCGGCCGGGTCGCCGGGCCGGGGCGCGCTCCGCATCAGCTTGGTGTTGAGCGGCAGCACGCCGCCGTACTTGGCCAGCGCGTCCTCCTGGCGCGGGAACGGGCCGTCCTTCACCTCGTAGAGCTCGAGCAGGGCTGCCGTCTGGAGGATGTTCTTCACGCGCGCCGGATCGTCGAGGCCGGGCAGCGAGATCAGGATCTCGGCCTCCGAGCCGGCGCCGCCGCGGCGCTGCACGCTGGCCTCGGCCAGCCCCAGCCCGTTGATGCGGCTTTCGATGGTTGTGATCGCCCGCTTCACCGTGTCTTCCTTGAGCGCCAGCGCTTCGGTGGGCTTCATCGTCAGCCGGTAGTCAGTGGAGCTGAGCGGCGTCAGCACCCAGCTCGGCAGCAGCTCGGCGACGATGTTGCGGAACAGTTGCGACTTTTCGGCCGGGATGCCGCGGACCTCGATGGCAATCTTGTCGGCGTCGGCCAGCGTCTGCGGATCATTGTGGGCGATGGACTGGTAGGGGATCGACTGTTTGGTCAGCTCTTCCTTCAGCCGCTCGATCTGCGTGTTGGCTTCCACCTTGAAGGCGTCCTGCAACTGCACCTGGACCACCAGCATCGAGCCGCCGCGCAGGTCGAGCCCGAGGCGGATGTTCTTCCTCCAGTTGGCGATGAGCTCCTCTTTGGAGCGGGGCAGTCCGAAGACCCCGTAGAGGCAGGCCAGCGTGATGGCCACAATCAGAGCCGCTTTCCATTTCAGGCTTTTCATGGGATGTCGGTTCTCGCTCTCGTCAGGCTAGGCTTTCTTCTCCGCACCGAGCTTGCTGGCCACGGCGCCGCGCGCGAAGGTCAGCTTCACGTTGTCGGGCTTGACCCGAAGGACAATCGTGTCGTCGCCCTGGAGGGCCACGATGGTGCCGACGATGCCTCCGTTGGTGAGCACCTCGTCGCCGGGCTGGAGCTCGGCGAGCATCTTCTGCTGCTGCTTTTTCTGCCGCTGCATGGGCAGGAACAGCAGGAAGTAAAAGATGGCGAAGATGAGGAGGATCGGCAGGAATTGCAGCAGCGGGCTGGGCGCCTGCGGCGACTGCTGGAAAAGAAGGAATGTCATGGCGGTCCGTTCAATGCCGGGGATCGAACGTGGACGCCGTCCGCGGCGAGCCAACGCCGCTGTCCCCGTCGGCCCGGTCCGTTGCGGACGCCTGGCCGGAAGAACGCACGGCGCTCAGGTACGCGGGAAACGTCCCAAGTAAGATAGCGTCTCGCATGCGACGGGCAATGTCAAGGTAATGGGTCAGGTTGTGGATGGTCGCCAGGGTGCTGAACAGCATCTCGCCGGCCTGGAACAGGTGCCGCAGATAGGCGCGGGAGAAGGTGCGGCAGGTGTAGCAGCGGCAGGCGGGATCGAGCGGGCGCGGGTCGTCGCGGTACTGCGCCTGCTTGATGATGACGCGGCCTTCGCTGGTGAACAGGCACCCGTTGCGCGCATTGCGCGTGGGCATGACGCAATCCATCATGTCGATGCCGCGCGCGACGTACTCGGGCAGCTCCTCGGGCAGTCCGACGCCCATGACGTAGCGCGGGCGGTCGGCCGGCAGCAGCGGCGCGGTGGCCTCCACCATTTCAAGGCTGAGGGCACGCGGCTCGCCCACGCTGAGGCCGCCAATGGCGTAGCCGTCGGCGCCCAGCGGGACGAGCTCTTCGGCGCAGCGCCGCCGCAGGTCGGCATACATCGAGCCCTGCACGATCGGAAACAGCGCCTGCGGCC
Encoded here:
- the pepO gene encoding metallopeptidase, which gives rise to MRKLTGFLFALALASTLPAQKSGINRQDMDPSCKPCEDFWRYANGGWIDHNPMPPDQSRWGTMAVMNEKNRERLRTILEEAAAAKAPAAPHIRQIGDLYAACMDTATLDARGVEPIRDELDRIAKISGLDDLRAALTRLQVTGGAPAMLIAMQDMKNSREMIANVGAGGISLPDRDYYFREDPRSQKIREEFLRHVERMFVLLGEPQERAADMARRVMAFEKELAGAMLTNVERRDPYARYHRMDLAGVNALTPNYDWRQAFRLFDLPETTPVNVMEPKFLTKLNEQITAVPLEDWKIWLRWRIASAAAPQLSRPFRDEAFRFSGMVLTGAKEPPPRWRQCTDIVDRTLGDALGREFVARYFPPQAKKRMLEMVENLRATLREELEKADWLQPETKKNAIAKLNAFYAKIGYPDRWRDYTGVSIRRDRFFESVRSAAEFNRRYQMSKIGKPIDRNDWGMTPPTVNAYYNPLMNEIAFPAGILQPPLFDMEADDAVNYGAIGAVIGHEMGHGFDDQGSKYDADGNLREWWTPEDRKKFEQRTACVIDQFNNLDVGEGLRHNGRLVVGEALGDLGGLTLAYRAYHRSLKGKEGPVLDGFTADQRFFLAFARTWAVVDRPEAMRLRLNTDPHPLPRFRAIGTLQNMPEFHKAFGCKPGDPMVRPPEKQCRLW
- a CDS encoding (p)ppGpp synthetase, with amino-acid sequence MPEIVAAFEKLEGKLKELRPHEDLALLRRAFEFAAQRHAGQKRASGEPYMAHPLAVAEILAEMQMDQVCLVTALLHDTLEDTTATLDEIRRQFGEEVARCVNGVTKLSKIEMHNREERQAESVRKMLLAMVEDIRVIIVKLADRLHNLRTLDSLPRERQERIAAETLELYAPIAHRLGMGKLRAELEDLGFRYLDADTWREVTEAIEERRRSSHLDLEEIRSHIQKRLAEEGIPARVEARIKRPWSVYQKLRRQKITIEQVYDLLGVRIITDSVKNCYAALGIIHQEWHPIPGRIKDFIAIPRPNLYQSLHTSVMGPGGVPFEVQIRTEQMHRLAEEGIAAHWKYKEGKKGPGEDDQRIAWLRQLVEWQREMRDPSDFMSNLKVDLYPEEVYCFTPKGKIVVLPRDATPVDFAYAIHTDVGHTCVGARVNGRMVPLKHPLRNGDVVEIITQAGSRPSRDWLSFVKTARARNKIRHVINATEREKAIELGQRLLEREARRLGVTLSRISRQQMEAVASEYGCAKIEDLHAALGWGKFSARQVLGKLAPEAAQEEQTAPPPETAPTRVRPGEEGDYVIQVKGVNDLLTYRAKCCNPIKGEPIVGYITRGKGVAVHSKNCPNVQNLMYEAERRIEVEWARTANTSFHVRLVVRTDDRAGMLNNLTQILFDDNVNIRSVEAHADDRNFDSAVVEMTIEVRDKKQLERLVQAMRRVPGVRDIERIH
- a CDS encoding protein TolR; this encodes MGMAVGGSGKGPKADINMTPLIDVLLVLLIIFMVITPLTPKGLEALIPQPPPPNAPPPEVDRTVVIIINKDRSMMLNTEPISEDRLQERLMEVFKTRAERIVFVKADPDLEFQYVAKAIDIAKGAQMDKVGLMTAKVEAGE
- a CDS encoding protein TolR — translated: MARKKPAIQAISDINVTPMVDVMLVLLIIFMVVTPMLSKGVSVDLAKTMNPIPMNDADKEDAVVVAITRDGKVFLGSKQINPADLAPKVKDLLANRLDKTCYIKSDARARYERVVEVVDNLRAAGVDSIGLLTELDAKAKARMEAAAAAGAATPSQ
- the secD gene encoding protein translocase subunit SecD, whose product is MKSLKWKAALIVAITLACLYGVFGLPRSKEELIANWRKNIRLGLDLRGGSMLVVQVQLQDAFKVEANTQIERLKEELTKQSIPYQSIAHNDPQTLADADKIAIEVRGIPAEKSQLFRNIVAELLPSWVLTPLSSTDYRLTMKPTEALALKEDTVKRAITTIESRINGLGLAEASVQRRGGAGSEAEILISLPGLDDPARVKNILQTAALLELYEVKDGPFPRQEDALAKYGGVLPLNTKLMRSAPRPGDPAGEGWYVVARTPVITGRDLRDARPAQDEFGKWETAFVLSQEAKGRFARFTEANIGNRLAIALDNQIRSAPVIQSRIEDQGRITGAASHQDASDLALVLRAGSLPAGIVYLQEQTVGPSLGADSIRKGLVAGLIGLVFVVIFMLIYYAGAGVNAVVALILNGVILIGCLAYLEAVLTLPGIAGIILLIGMAVDSNVLIFERIREELRAGKATMAAVDAGFSKAFLTIIDTHVATVVSCAFLFMFGTPAIRGFAVTLVIGLLANVFTSVFVSRAMFQFALARQGFNPRLSIGI